The following are encoded together in the Tribolium castaneum strain GA2 chromosome 3, icTriCast1.1, whole genome shotgun sequence genome:
- the BTBD9 gene encoding BTB/POZ domain-containing protein 9: MSSSSQYMQNSNAKNSTVVRLGDIEHLAQLSENLSALCLSHEYADITLVIEGQKLYAHKVILAARSEYFRALLYGGLKESNQSEIVLPDAPVKAFKILLKYIYTGHMFLMTLKEDVILDTLGLAHQYGFQDLETAISDILKQLLALRNVCAILDTAHLYGLEKLVDVCHAFLDRHASEILLHESFLQLSQASLVELLQRDSFFAPEVEIFRGVCNWCTANDDKDDRVMKCVRLPLMSVADLLSVVRPAGLVKPDALLDAIAERTNVRLSSLPHRGQLILEENVASPRMGSKVVAGELLEYLLDGDYYTYDMEKGYTRHPINGPGDQGIIIKLGMPSIINHIRMLLWDRDLRSYSYYIEVSMEQKDWVRVVDYSHYCCRSWQYLYFENRVVQFIRIVGTHNTVNKVFHLVSFEASCKLSIPKMVNDIICPNYNVATLDKSAVVIEGVSRSRNALLNGDTKHYDWDSGYTCHQLGSGAILIQLGQPYVISSLRLLLWDCDDRTYSYYIESSVNVWDWEMVVDHTRENCKSWQLIRFPPRPVVFIRIVGTHNSANEVFHCVHFECPSCEDQGSSGSAKPSTSKSITPEKDVSMQTAEIATEAEEMNSEEEDKI, from the exons ATACATGCAAAATTCAAACGCCAAGAACTCGACTGTCGTCCGTTTGGGGGATATTGAGCACCTGGCTCAGCTGTCGGAGAATTTGTCTGCGTTGTGCTTGAGCCACGAATATGCGGATATCACGCTCGTAATCGAGGGGCAGAAGCTCTACGCGCACAAG GTGATTTTGGCGGCACGAAGCGAATATTTCCGCGCTTTGCTCTACGGCGGTTTGAAAGAATCGAACCAATCGGAGATCGTCCTGCCCGATGCCCCCGTCAAGGCTTTCAAAATCCTATTAAAATACATCTACACGGGCCACATGTTCTTGATGACTTTAAAAGAAGACGTAATTTTAGACACTCTAGGGTTAGCACACCAGTACGGCTTTCAAGACTTGGAAACAGCAATATCCGACATTCTCAAACAATTGTTGGCCTTGCGCAACGTCTGTGCGATTCTGGACACCGCACATTTGTACGGCTTAGAGAAATTAGTTGATGTTTGTCACGCGTTTTTAGACAGACATGCCTCGGAAATACTGCTTCATGAATCATTCCTGCAGCTTTCACAA GCTTCACTGGTCGAGTTGTTACAAAGAGATTCTTTTTTCGCACCAGAGGTCGAAATATTCAGAGGAGTGTGCAACTGGTGCACTGCTAATGACGATAAAGACGATCGCGTTATGAAATGTGTGAGGTTGCCTTTGATGAGTGTCGCTGATTTGTTGTCAGTTGTAAGACCGGCTGGATTGGTCAAACCTGACGCACTTTTAGACGCGATAGCTGAACGGACCAATGTCAGGTTGAGCAGTCTGCCACATCGCGGACAATTaa TATTGGAGGAAAACGTTGCCTCGCCTCGAATGGGCTCGAAAGTCGTTGCGGGGGAATTACTTGAGTATTTGTTAGACGGTGACTATTACACCTATGACATGGAGAAGGGCTATACGAGGCACCCTATAAACGGGCCGGGGGATCAAGGGATTATCATTAAACTGGGAATGCCTTCAATCATCAATCACATCCGCATGTTGTTGTGGGATCGTGATTTGAG GTCATATTCGTACTACATTGAAGTGTCCATGGAGCAAAAAGACTGGGTCAGAGTGGTGGATTATAGTCATTATTGTTGTAGGTCTTGGCAGTATTTGTATTTCGAAAATCGTGTCGTGCAGTTTATTCGAATTGTCGGTACACACAACACTGTTAATAAG GTGTTTCATTTAGTTTCGTTTGAAGCTTCGTGTAAATTAAGCATTCCCAAAATGGTAAACGATATCATTTGTCCGAATTACAATGTAGCGACTTTGGATAAGAGTGCTGTGGTTATAGAGGGCGTTAGTCGGTCAAGAAATGCGCTACTGAACGGCGACACGAAGCATTACGATTGGGATTCAGGTTACACGTGTCACCAGCTAGGATCAGGGGCCATTCTGATCCAACTAG GCCAGCCGTACGTGATCTCAAGCCTGCGCCTCCTGCTGTGGGACTGCGACGACCGCACTTACAGCTACTACATAGAATCGTCGGTAAATGTATGGGACTGGGAGATGGTGGTCGACCACACGCGCGAAAACTGCAAATCCTGGCAGCTGATCAGATTCCCTCCGCGACCAGTCGTCTTTATCCGGATCGTAGGAACGCACAATTCGGCCAATGAGGTGTTCCACTGCGTCCACTTTGAGTGCCCCTCGTGCGAAGACCAGGGCAGTTCGGGCTCCGCCAAACCGTCAACTAGCAAGAGTATTACTCCAGAGAAAGACGTGTCGATGCAAACGGCGGAAATCGCCACCGAAGCCGAAGAGATGAATTCGGAGGAGGAGGACAAAATATGA